One genomic segment of Deltaproteobacteria bacterium includes these proteins:
- a CDS encoding ABC transporter substrate-binding protein, translated as MVQPIRPFHVLLALIPLLLAAPALAETAKKAPGKKGTAATAALKGGQKRIDAALEKMTGEGADHGAAEDQLRAAVNGFIDFKELARRALGSHWEERSEEERTRFQDTMQALVEAAYLARVSERGDYTVAYLGEDALEQGEVKVRTELRANKGSIKIDYELYRREGKWLVYDVITDDLSLLESYRSQFNQLIKKKGFEGLLSTLERKRKELEEKTAGGGGSASADG; from the coding sequence ATGGTTCAACCAATCCGGCCGTTCCACGTCCTCCTCGCCCTGATCCCCCTCCTCCTGGCCGCGCCCGCCCTCGCCGAGACCGCCAAGAAGGCCCCCGGCAAGAAGGGCACCGCCGCCACCGCGGCCCTCAAGGGAGGCCAGAAGCGCATCGACGCCGCGCTCGAGAAGATGACCGGCGAGGGCGCCGACCACGGGGCCGCCGAGGACCAGCTGCGGGCGGCGGTGAACGGGTTCATCGACTTCAAGGAGCTCGCCCGGCGCGCCCTGGGCAGCCACTGGGAGGAGCGCAGCGAGGAGGAGCGCACCCGCTTCCAGGACACGATGCAGGCCCTGGTCGAGGCCGCCTACCTGGCCCGGGTCAGTGAGCGGGGCGACTACACGGTGGCCTATCTGGGCGAGGACGCCCTCGAGCAGGGGGAGGTGAAGGTCCGCACCGAGCTGCGCGCCAACAAGGGCTCGATCAAGATCGACTACGAGCTCTACCGCCGCGAGGGGAAGTGGCTGGTCTACGACGTCATCACCGACGACCTCTCCCTCCTGGAGAGCTACCGCAGCCAGTTCAACCAGCTCATCAAGAAGAAGGGCTTCGAGGGCCTGCTCTCGACCCTCGAGCGCAAGCGCAAGGAGCTGGAGGAGAAGACCGCCGGCGGCGGCGGCAGCGCCTCCGCCGACGGCTGA
- the polA gene encoding DNA polymerase I: MAKRNTDTPVLYLVDGSSYVFRAYHAMPHLSNRRGEATGAVLGFYKMLTKTLRESNPTHVGVAFDTKGPTFRHERYDQYKANREAMPEDLRAQIPRIREVVEALELPILELPGWEADDVLGTLAVQALEEGAEVVLVSGDKDFLQLLPRGLKIWDGMFARWLDEETSLKKLGVKPELAIEAMALIGDASDNVPGVKGIGPKTAGKLLEDFGSLAGIYEHLDEIKSKSQRQKLEEGRAEAELSRELVTIDLAAPVERGWRSLDWSPGRPTEHLRELFTELGFKRELDELERETASLPRAGAPAGGAPAVDRSAYELILEEAQLKALLRELEAAERFAVDTETTSPDPMRAELVGFSFSVREGHGCYLPVAHRYEGAPAQLPREQVLEALRPLLEDPARPKVAQHAKYDALVLRRHGVELRGVVGDPLLFDYLLDPGRPGHGLDTLAREELGHENIPFSEVAGKGKSQKTFDQVELEKALPYAAEDADVTLRVAALLEPRVREAGLWALFETLELPLSSVLMDMEEAGVKVDAARLEAQSGELEGSLLRIEQEIYGHAGHEFSIQSPKQLGVILFEELGLPVVKKTKTGPSTDHSVLEKLADEHPLPRAILDYRQLAKLKSTYLDTLPTLVHPETGRIHTSFSQTTAATGRLASSDPNLQNIPIRSEEGRKIREAFVAEEGMVLVSADYSQIELRVLAHVAQDAGLIDAYLAGQDIHARTASELLGVPLDAVDAEHRRIAKAINFGVLYGMGAFRLSRDLGIPHAEAAAFIERYFERYPNVRTWIERTQAAALADGKVETLLGRRRLLPDLKSPNRVARQAAERMAINTPIQGSAADIIKLAMISVHAGLPARWPEARLILQVHDELLVEAPAGEAEAVGEYLAKTMSGALELKVPLEVEVGIGASWAEAH; the protein is encoded by the coding sequence ATGGCCAAGCGAAACACCGACACACCGGTGCTCTACCTGGTGGATGGTTCCTCTTACGTCTTCCGCGCGTACCACGCCATGCCCCATCTCTCCAACCGGAGGGGAGAGGCCACGGGGGCGGTCCTGGGCTTCTACAAGATGCTCACCAAGACCCTGCGGGAGTCGAACCCCACCCACGTCGGGGTCGCCTTCGACACCAAGGGGCCGACCTTCCGCCACGAGCGCTACGACCAGTACAAGGCCAACCGGGAGGCGATGCCCGAGGACCTGCGGGCGCAGATCCCCCGGATCCGGGAGGTGGTGGAGGCCCTGGAGCTGCCCATCCTCGAGCTGCCCGGCTGGGAGGCCGACGACGTCCTGGGCACCCTGGCGGTGCAGGCCCTGGAGGAGGGCGCCGAGGTGGTGCTGGTCTCGGGGGACAAGGACTTCCTCCAGCTCCTGCCCCGGGGGTTGAAGATCTGGGACGGGATGTTCGCCCGCTGGCTGGACGAGGAGACCTCCCTGAAGAAGCTCGGGGTGAAGCCCGAGCTGGCCATCGAGGCGATGGCCCTCATCGGGGACGCCTCGGACAACGTGCCCGGCGTGAAGGGCATCGGCCCCAAGACCGCCGGCAAGCTCCTGGAGGACTTCGGGAGCCTGGCGGGGATCTACGAGCACCTCGACGAGATCAAGTCCAAGAGCCAGCGCCAGAAGCTGGAGGAGGGGCGCGCGGAGGCCGAGCTCTCGCGGGAGCTGGTCACCATCGATCTCGCGGCGCCGGTGGAGCGCGGCTGGCGCAGCCTCGACTGGAGCCCCGGGCGGCCCACCGAGCACCTCCGGGAGCTCTTCACCGAGCTGGGCTTCAAGCGCGAGCTCGACGAGCTGGAGCGCGAGACCGCCTCCCTGCCGCGGGCGGGGGCCCCGGCCGGCGGCGCCCCGGCCGTCGATCGCTCGGCCTACGAGCTGATCCTCGAGGAGGCCCAGCTGAAGGCGCTGCTGCGCGAGCTGGAGGCGGCCGAGCGCTTCGCGGTGGACACCGAGACCACCTCCCCCGACCCGATGCGGGCCGAGCTGGTCGGCTTCTCCTTCTCGGTGCGGGAGGGCCACGGCTGCTACCTGCCGGTGGCCCACCGCTACGAGGGCGCGCCCGCCCAGCTCCCCCGGGAGCAGGTGCTCGAGGCGCTGCGCCCCCTCCTCGAGGATCCGGCGCGGCCCAAGGTGGCGCAGCACGCCAAGTACGACGCCCTGGTGCTGCGGCGCCACGGCGTCGAGCTGCGAGGGGTGGTGGGGGACCCGCTGCTCTTCGACTACCTCCTCGATCCCGGGCGGCCGGGGCACGGCCTCGACACCCTCGCCCGGGAGGAGCTCGGCCACGAGAACATCCCCTTCTCGGAGGTCGCGGGGAAGGGCAAGAGCCAGAAGACCTTCGACCAGGTCGAGCTCGAGAAGGCGCTGCCCTACGCCGCCGAGGACGCGGACGTCACCCTGCGGGTGGCCGCCCTCCTGGAGCCCCGGGTGCGGGAGGCCGGGCTCTGGGCCCTCTTCGAGACCCTCGAGCTGCCCCTCTCGTCCGTGCTGATGGACATGGAGGAGGCCGGCGTGAAGGTCGACGCCGCCCGCCTCGAGGCGCAGTCCGGGGAGCTGGAGGGCTCCCTCCTGCGAATCGAGCAGGAGATCTACGGCCACGCCGGGCACGAGTTCTCCATCCAGTCGCCCAAGCAGCTCGGGGTGATCCTCTTCGAGGAGCTCGGCCTGCCGGTGGTGAAGAAGACCAAGACCGGCCCCTCCACCGACCACTCGGTGCTGGAGAAGCTGGCCGACGAGCACCCGCTGCCCCGGGCGATCCTCGACTACCGCCAGCTGGCCAAGCTCAAGAGCACCTACCTCGACACCCTGCCCACCCTGGTCCACCCCGAGACCGGACGGATCCACACCAGCTTCTCCCAGACCACCGCCGCGACCGGGCGGCTGGCGAGCTCGGATCCCAACCTGCAGAACATCCCGATCCGCAGCGAGGAGGGCAGGAAGATCCGCGAGGCCTTCGTCGCCGAGGAGGGCATGGTGCTCGTCTCGGCGGACTACTCCCAGATCGAGCTGCGGGTGCTGGCCCACGTCGCCCAGGACGCCGGGCTGATCGACGCCTACCTCGCCGGCCAGGACATCCACGCCCGCACCGCCTCCGAGCTCCTCGGGGTGCCCCTCGACGCGGTCGACGCCGAGCACCGGCGCATCGCCAAGGCGATCAACTTCGGCGTGCTCTACGGCATGGGCGCTTTCCGGCTCTCGCGGGACCTGGGCATCCCCCACGCCGAGGCGGCCGCCTTCATCGAGCGCTACTTCGAGCGCTACCCCAACGTCCGCACCTGGATCGAGCGCACCCAGGCCGCGGCGCTGGCGGACGGCAAGGTCGAGACCCTCCTGGGCCGGCGGCGCCTCCTGCCCGATCTGAAGTCCCCCAACCGCGTCGCCCGGCAGGCCGCCGAGCGGATGGCGATCAACACGCCGATCCAGGGCAGCGCGGCGGACATCATCAAGCTGGCGATGATCTCGGTGCACGCGGGCCTGCCCGCCCGCTGGCCCGAGGCGAGGCTGATCCTCCAGGTCCACGACGAGCTGCTGGTCGAGGCGCCGGCGGGGGAGGCGGAGGCGGTGGGGGAGTACCTGGCGAAGACCATGAGCGGGGCCCTCGAGCTGAAGGTGCCCCTGGAGGTGGAGGTCGGAATCGGTGCGTCCTGGGCCGAAGCACACTAG
- a CDS encoding TolC family protein: MAAISRAVNTALLVLALAGLPAPARAQAGGTPPTAGSPPPILAGRVIPLTQGAEQASKKGEELALKVHVKGSGAVGGDEPLDLPTLVARARQDDLRVAAARAQLDAFEAQHQEASWAWFPAFTTTMLFGGPVPEARVADGADLIRDPLNITDASVEGDWNFGRMGVLARARMDAALPVWTFGKLAGLETATRKLVDVGAAQVRIAADEAAYDAARAYWSYQAARQLGEGLDDAIARARQAIQEVQELLDRDSEQATVEDKLAAELVLQHLLAQRGKAEEAEAMSLAAIGLLAGNESDHSPTVKREALSLPGELPELEVSTGRALENRPELMALDAACQAREAELEVRRAMFLPDLLVGGYGEWSWSNAATDQRNPFVYDPYNYVTAGAGLLLRQTFDFPQKKARMDRTRAELKQLERQNELVQRAVRLETEKAWRDLRSTREEAMQLEQATRTARRWVIAAQSSFELGIGEVQDLLQPILAWAMTRSLHSQALYRARIAEAQLLKAEGRSATVLGE, translated from the coding sequence ATGGCGGCGATCTCCCGGGCTGTAAACACGGCACTGCTCGTGCTCGCCCTGGCCGGGCTCCCGGCGCCCGCGCGCGCTCAGGCCGGCGGGACGCCGCCCACCGCGGGCTCGCCGCCGCCCATCCTCGCCGGCCGGGTCATCCCCCTCACCCAGGGGGCGGAGCAGGCCAGCAAGAAGGGGGAGGAGCTGGCCCTGAAGGTCCACGTGAAGGGCAGTGGCGCCGTGGGGGGCGACGAGCCCCTCGACCTGCCCACCCTGGTGGCCCGGGCCCGGCAGGACGACCTGCGGGTGGCCGCCGCCCGCGCCCAGCTCGACGCCTTCGAGGCCCAGCACCAGGAGGCCTCGTGGGCCTGGTTCCCGGCCTTCACCACCACGATGCTCTTCGGCGGGCCGGTGCCCGAGGCCCGGGTCGCCGACGGGGCCGACCTGATCCGCGACCCCCTGAACATCACCGACGCCTCGGTGGAGGGCGACTGGAACTTCGGCCGGATGGGCGTGCTGGCCCGGGCGCGGATGGACGCCGCCCTCCCCGTCTGGACCTTCGGCAAGCTCGCCGGCCTCGAGACCGCCACCCGCAAGCTGGTGGACGTGGGCGCCGCCCAGGTGCGGATCGCCGCCGATGAGGCCGCCTACGACGCCGCCCGCGCCTACTGGAGCTACCAGGCCGCCCGCCAGCTCGGCGAGGGCCTCGACGACGCCATCGCCCGCGCCCGCCAGGCCATCCAGGAGGTGCAGGAGCTCCTGGACCGCGACTCGGAGCAGGCCACCGTCGAGGACAAGCTGGCGGCCGAGCTGGTCCTCCAGCACCTCCTGGCCCAGCGCGGCAAGGCCGAGGAGGCCGAGGCCATGTCCCTGGCGGCCATCGGCCTGCTGGCCGGCAACGAGAGCGACCACTCCCCCACCGTGAAGCGCGAGGCCCTCTCGCTGCCCGGCGAGCTCCCCGAGCTGGAGGTCTCCACCGGCCGGGCCCTGGAGAACCGCCCCGAGCTGATGGCCCTCGACGCCGCCTGCCAGGCCCGGGAGGCCGAGCTGGAGGTGCGCCGGGCGATGTTCCTCCCCGACCTCCTGGTCGGCGGCTACGGCGAGTGGTCCTGGTCCAACGCGGCCACCGACCAGCGCAACCCCTTCGTCTACGACCCCTACAACTACGTCACCGCCGGCGCCGGCCTGCTGCTGCGCCAGACCTTCGATTTTCCCCAGAAGAAGGCGCGGATGGACCGCACCCGGGCCGAGCTGAAGCAGCTCGAGCGCCAGAACGAGCTGGTGCAGCGGGCCGTCCGGCTCGAGACCGAGAAGGCCTGGCGAGACCTGCGCTCCACCCGGGAGGAGGCCATGCAGCTGGAGCAGGCCACCCGCACGGCCCGCCGCTGGGTGATCGCGGCCCAGAGCAGCTTCGAGCTGGGGATCGGCGAGGTGCAGGACCTCCTCCAGCCGATCCTGGCCTGGGCGATGACCCGCAGCCTGCACTCCCAGGCCCTCTACCGGGCCCGGATCGCCGAGGCCCAGCTCCTGAAGGCCGAGGGGCGCAGCGCAACCGTGCTAGGAGAATAA